In the Aeromicrobium fastidiosum genome, GCCGAAGCCCAGCCCGACGCAGACACCGACCGCGAGGCCGATGATGTTCTTGGCCGTGCCCGCCAGCTCGCAGCCGATGACGTCCGTCATCGAGTAGGGACGGAACGCCGGCGAGTGGCACAGCTTCTGCAGACGCTCGGCGACGGCCTGGTCTTCACAGGCCACGACACTGGCCGCGGGCTCGCGGTTCGCGATCTCGCGGGCCAGGTTGGGCCCCGAGACCACCGCGATGCGATCGGGTGCTGCACCGGTCATCTCGGCGATGACCTCGCTCATGCGCAGGTGGGTGCCGAGCTCGATGCCCTTCATGAGGCTCACCATGACGGCGTCGGACGGGATGTGCGCGCCCCACGACTCGAGGTTGGTTCGCAGCTGCTGCGAGGGCACCGCGAGCACCACGACCTCGGCACCCGCGAGGGCATCGGCGGGGTCGGACGTCGCCGAGATCGCCGGCGGCAGCTCGATGCCGGGGAGGTACTCGGCGTTCTCGTGCGTCCGGTTGATCGTGTCGCACAGCTCGGGTCGACGTCCCCACAGACGCACCTCGTTGCCGGCGTCGGCCAGCACCAGCGCGAACGCCGTCCCCCACGACCCCGCACCCATCACGGTGATCTGCGCCATGTGCGACTTCCCCTCTGTCAGCCCTGCTCGTGTACGTGCTGTGTGTGCCGTGCTGGTGGCCTCAGGGCCGGTAGTTGGTCCTCGGCCTGCCGAGGGTGTGGACGTCGATGCGCGGTGTCGTCGGCAGCTCGCCCCGCACCTGGGACATCATCGCAGTCAGCGCGTCCATCAGCCGGTTGGTCGCCGTGTCGAGCAGCTCCTCGGTGAGCTCGCGACCGTCCAGGTCGGACAGGTCGATCGGCTCACCGACCCTCACGTGGATGGTCTTGCGCGGGAACAGCCTCAGCTTCTTGCTGTACGGCCACAGGACGTCCTGCGGGCCCCACTGCATCACCGGCACGAGCGGGCGACCCGTCGCGAGGGCGACCCGCACGGCTCCGGTGCGTCCCGTCATGGGCCAGGCGGCGGGATCGCGGGTGATGGTGCCCTCGGGGTAGATCGTGACGACGCTGCCCTCCTCGACCGCGGCGATCGCTGCCCGCAGCGACTCGGCTGCCCCGCTCGTGCTGCGGTAGACCGGGATCTGTTCGGCACCGCGCAGGATGCGGCCCGCGACCGGCAGGCTCATCAGCGTGTCCTTGGCCAGGAAGCGCGGCGGGATGCCCTGGTCGACCATGAAGTGCGAGATCAGGAAGGGGTCGAGGTGCGAGATGTGGTTGGGCGCTAGGACGTATCCGCCGGACGGCAGACGCTCCTGGCCCTGCCAGTCGCGCTTGGTGACCAGCATCAGCAGGGGGCGCAGGAAGAGCACGATCAGGCGCAGGGTCCGCGGGAAGTGGCGTCGCTCCATGGCAGCGAGCCTAATCCGTGCGGGGCGCGACTAGGGTGATGCCCATGCAGGGCACCGTCGCGAGCTTCGACCTGGGCACGCGGTCAGGTCACGTGCTGACCGACGACGGCGTGCGGCTCGACTTCGCCGCCTCGTCGCTGGCCGACCACGTCCGCCACCTGCGTGTGGGCCAACGCGTCTTCGTCGACCTCGTCCGCGACGCCGAGCCCCCCACCGTCACCTCGATCGCCCTCTGGCGCTGACGCTCGCGAGTCACTGCCGTACCGCCGGCGAGTCATCCGTTTACCGTCGGCGAGTCACTCGATGACCACGTCACGGCACGCAGCGACTCGCGACCGGTGACCCAGTGACTCGCGACCGGTGACGCAGTGACTCGCGACCGGTGACCCAGTGACTCGCGAGGTGGGGTCAGAGGGTGACGGGCTTGTAGGACGGGCGGGCGGCCTCGTAGGTCGCGATGTCCGCTTCGTGGCTGAGGGTGATGCCGACGTCGTCGAGGCCCTCGAGCAGCCGCCAGCGCGTGTAGTCGTCGATCGTGAACGAGTCCTCGATCGCGTCGACGCCATCGCCGGCACGCACCGTGCGGTTGACGAGGTCGAGCGAGACCGTGGCACCCGGGTTGGCATCGAGGTGATCCCACAGGCGCTGGACGACCTTGTCGTCGACCTGCGCCGCGAGCAGCCCGGACTTGCCCGAGTTGCCGCGGAAGATGTCGGCGAAGCGCGGCGAGATGACGACCTTGAAGCCGAAGTTCTGCAGCGCCCACACGGCGTGCTCGCGCGACGAACCGGTGCCGAAGTCGGGACCGGCCACCAGCACCGTCGCGTCGGCGTAGACCGGACGGTTGAGGACGAACTCGGGATCCTTGCGCCACGCCTCGAACAGGCCGTCCTCGAAGCCGTCGCGCGTGACCTTCTTGAGCCAGTGCGCGGGGATGATCTGGTCGGTGTCGACGTTGCTGCGACGCAGCGGCACGGCGACGCCTCTGTGTACTGAGAACTTCTCCATGCTCAGCGCCTCTCCATCAGGGCGACGGAAGTCGTCGCGATTGTTGAGCCATCTACGTGCAGGCGAGCTCGCCGCAGCCTTTGCGCCATGATCAGGCTCCTGCCCTCTCGAGCTGGGCGAGGTCGGCTGGGCCGGCCAGGTGACCGAGGATGCCGGTCGCGACCGCGACGTCGGGCGACACGAGGTGCGTGCGACCGCCCTTGCCCTGGCGTCCCTCAAAGTTGCGGTTGGACGTCGACGCGGCCCGCTCGCCGACCATCAGCTGGTCTGGGTTCATGCCGAGGCACATCGAGCAGCCGGCCCCGCGCCACTCGGCGCCGGCGTCCTTGAAGATGACGTCGAGACCCTCCTGCTCGGCCTGCAGGCGCACGCGCACCGAGCCGGGGACGACCAGGATGCGGGTGTCGTCGGCGACCTTGTGGCCCTTCATCAGCGAGGCGGCGACGCGCAGGTCCTCGATGCGTCCGTTGGTGCACGAGCCGATGAAGACCGTGTCGACCTTGATGTCCTTCATCGGGGTGCCGGCGGTCAGGCCCATGTAGGTCAGGGCGTTCTCGGCGGCGATGCGCTCGTTGTCGTCCTCGAACGAGGCCGGGTCGGGGACGTTGCCCGACAGCGGCACGCCCTGTCCGGGGTTGGTGCCCCACGTGACGAACGGCGTGATGGTCGACGCGTCGATCGTGATGACCTTGTCGAACTCGGCGTCGTCGTCGGTGACGAGGCTGTCCCAGTGGGCCACCGCGGCATCCCAGTCGGCACCGGTCGGCGCGGACGGGCGACCCTTGAGGTAGTCGTAGGTGACCTGGTCGGGCGCGATGAGACCGGCCTTGGCGCCCCACTCGATCGACATGTTGCAGATCGTCATGCGGGCCTCCATCGAGAGCGCCCGGATCGCGTCGCCGCGGTACTCCACGATGTAGCCCTGGCCGCCGCCCGTGGTCTCCTGCGTGATGAGGGCGAGGATGAGGTCCTTGGCGGTCGAGCCGGCGGGCAGGTCTCCGACGACCTCGACGGCCATCATCTTGGGCCGCGCCTGCGACAGCGACTGCGTCGCGAGCACGTGCTCGACCTCGGACGTGCCGATGCCGAAGGCGATCGAGCCGAAGGCACCGTGCGTGGCGGTGTGCGAGTCGCCGCACACGATCGTCATGCCGGGCTGTGTCAGGCCGAGCTGCGGGCCGACGACGTGCACGATGCCTTGGTCGATGTCGCCCATGGGGTGCAGGCGGACGCCGAACTCCTCGCAGTTGCGGCGCAGCGTCTCGACCTGCGTGCGAGACACGAGATCGGCGATCGGCTTGTCGAGATCGGTCGTCGGGATGTTGTGGTCCTCGGTCGCGATCGTGAGGTCGGGACGCCTGACCGGTCGGCCAGCGAGCCGGAGGCCGTCGAACGCCTGGGGGCTCGTGACCTCGTGGATGAGGTGGAGGTCGATGTAGAGAAGATCCGGTTCACCCTCGTGGCTCCGGACGATGTGCTCGTCCCAGACCTTCTCGGCAAGCGTCTTGCCCATGATGCTCTCCTCGTTCTCCTGCGTGGCCCCGTGGTTGCAGGCACTTGCGTCTCACAATGCGATACGGCAGTATCAAGTCATGGACAACTCTAGCGGAGTCGGGGTTCTCGACAAAGCCGCAATGGTGCTGGCAGCGCTCGAACCCGGACCGGCGACACTGGCCGGTCTGGTCGCCAGCACGGGCCTGGCCCGTCCGACGGCTCACCGCCTCGCGGTCGCACTCGAGCATCATCGGCTCGTCGCCCGCGACATGCAAGGACGCTTCATCCTCGGACCGCGCCTCGGCGAGCTCGCCGCGGCTGCCGGCGAGGACCGCCTGCTGGCCGCCGCCGGCCCCGTGCTGGCACGTCTGCGCGACATCACCGGCGAGTCCGCACAGCTGTTCCGCCGACAGGGCGACTTCAGGGTGTGCGTCGCGGCTGCCGATCGTCCGACCGGCCTGCGCGACTCGATCCCCGTCGGCGGGCAGCTGACCATGGCCGCCGGCTCCGCCGCCCAGATCCTGCTGTCGTGGGAAGACCCCGAGCGGATGAACAAGGGGCTGCTCAAGGCCACCTTCTCGGCCGCCGAGCTGTCGGCCGTGCGCCGTCGCGGCTGGGCCCAGAGCGTCGGCGAGCGTGAGAACGGCGTGGGCTCGGTGTCCGCCCCGGTGCGCTCCCCCTCAGGCAAGGTCGTGGCGGCGGTGTCGGTGTCGGGCCCCCTCGAGCGCCTGACCCGTCAGCCCGGACGCATGCACGCCCCCGCCGTGGTCGCCGCCGCCGAGCGCCTGTCGCAGAGCCTGCGCCGCTCGTCCTGACGGCACGTGTCCGCCGTCAGGCCGCGAGGTCGTCGGGCGCGGCGATGCGGGCGCGCTGGTCGTTGGCCAGGAACACGGGCCACGTGTCGATGCGCGAGGCGTGGCCCGCGCTCGTGAGCTGACGTGCCCACCTGCGGTCGACCTCGCTGAGCTCGTCGTCACCGGGTCGGGCGAACATCAGCGCCATCGATCCGCCCGGGACGTGGTCGTCGACGACATCGGTGATGACCGCGAACAGCCGCTCGACGACGGTGACGTCGGGCTCGTCGGGACACTGCTCGATCTTCAGGAAGATCGACGTCCACTCCCCCAGAGGTCCGAGGACGACGCACCACAGCTGCGGCTGCGAGAAGCCCCACGGCCCCTTGAGCGATCGCCAGAAGCGGTCGAGGTCGGACACCGACCGCACGGGCGGCATCAGGTGGGGTGGCAACAGCGGAGGCGGGGTCTCGTCGGTCATGGTCCGACCCTGCCCGCATCGGACTCGTGGGTCGAA is a window encoding:
- a CDS encoding NAD(P)H-dependent glycerol-3-phosphate dehydrogenase, whose amino-acid sequence is MAQITVMGAGSWGTAFALVLADAGNEVRLWGRRPELCDTINRTHENAEYLPGIELPPAISATSDPADALAGAEVVVLAVPSQQLRTNLESWGAHIPSDAVMVSLMKGIELGTHLRMSEVIAEMTGAAPDRIAVVSGPNLAREIANREPAASVVACEDQAVAERLQKLCHSPAFRPYSMTDVIGCELAGTAKNIIGLAVGVCVGLGFGDNTKASVITRGLAETARLGAAIGADPVTFMGLAGMGDLVATCSSPLSRNRTFGEKLGEGMTVEEVTAQTRQVAEGVKSCRSVSELAKLNGVEMPIVEHVAALIAGEMSPDELVQRLISRTAKPETV
- a CDS encoding lysophospholipid acyltransferase family protein — protein: MERRHFPRTLRLIVLFLRPLLMLVTKRDWQGQERLPSGGYVLAPNHISHLDPFLISHFMVDQGIPPRFLAKDTLMSLPVAGRILRGAEQIPVYRSTSGAAESLRAAIAAVEEGSVVTIYPEGTITRDPAAWPMTGRTGAVRVALATGRPLVPVMQWGPQDVLWPYSKKLRLFPRKTIHVRVGEPIDLSDLDGRELTEELLDTATNRLMDALTAMMSQVRGELPTTPRIDVHTLGRPRTNYRP
- a CDS encoding cold-shock protein codes for the protein MQGTVASFDLGTRSGHVLTDDGVRLDFAASSLADHVRHLRVGQRVFVDLVRDAEPPTVTSIALWR
- the leuD gene encoding 3-isopropylmalate dehydratase small subunit gives rise to the protein MEKFSVHRGVAVPLRRSNVDTDQIIPAHWLKKVTRDGFEDGLFEAWRKDPEFVLNRPVYADATVLVAGPDFGTGSSREHAVWALQNFGFKVVISPRFADIFRGNSGKSGLLAAQVDDKVVQRLWDHLDANPGATVSLDLVNRTVRAGDGVDAIEDSFTIDDYTRWRLLEGLDDVGITLSHEADIATYEAARPSYKPVTL
- the leuC gene encoding 3-isopropylmalate dehydratase large subunit, with protein sequence MGKTLAEKVWDEHIVRSHEGEPDLLYIDLHLIHEVTSPQAFDGLRLAGRPVRRPDLTIATEDHNIPTTDLDKPIADLVSRTQVETLRRNCEEFGVRLHPMGDIDQGIVHVVGPQLGLTQPGMTIVCGDSHTATHGAFGSIAFGIGTSEVEHVLATQSLSQARPKMMAVEVVGDLPAGSTAKDLILALITQETTGGGQGYIVEYRGDAIRALSMEARMTICNMSIEWGAKAGLIAPDQVTYDYLKGRPSAPTGADWDAAVAHWDSLVTDDDAEFDKVITIDASTITPFVTWGTNPGQGVPLSGNVPDPASFEDDNERIAAENALTYMGLTAGTPMKDIKVDTVFIGSCTNGRIEDLRVAASLMKGHKVADDTRILVVPGSVRVRLQAEQEGLDVIFKDAGAEWRGAGCSMCLGMNPDQLMVGERAASTSNRNFEGRQGKGGRTHLVSPDVAVATGILGHLAGPADLAQLERAGA
- a CDS encoding IclR family transcriptional regulator, giving the protein MDNSSGVGVLDKAAMVLAALEPGPATLAGLVASTGLARPTAHRLAVALEHHRLVARDMQGRFILGPRLGELAAAAGEDRLLAAAGPVLARLRDITGESAQLFRRQGDFRVCVAAADRPTGLRDSIPVGGQLTMAAGSAAQILLSWEDPERMNKGLLKATFSAAELSAVRRRGWAQSVGERENGVGSVSAPVRSPSGKVVAAVSVSGPLERLTRQPGRMHAPAVVAAAERLSQSLRRSS